The following proteins are encoded in a genomic region of Poecilia reticulata strain Guanapo linkage group LG11, Guppy_female_1.0+MT, whole genome shotgun sequence:
- the LOC103473044 gene encoding C-type lectin domain family 4 member A-like, whose amino-acid sequence MPEADVTYADVKFTTPRSRGNVAAEDITYSEVKISNKQQPANIQQSGSSRRSKVTPERLVLLGLVVLLAAALVALGVAFIQTNQILQKEEKETQRRNLSDIKLGSTSFTPACPTCPTCPTCPTCPTCPTCPPPPAVKKETCLKCEAGWEPHGGNCYYLSTIRSSWTDSRRSCVDQKSDLVKIDSREEQVYLESRLRGLMEQGEDKFWIGLTDSVEEEKWIWVDGSPLIESLSFWSXKEPDNWENNGQNPAGEDCVRMGERGGTHDLXCWFDKACNYPQKSICEKPAAPDHLCLKFSSVYKTI is encoded by the exons atgcCTGAAGCTGATGTAACGTACGCTGACGTGAAGTTCACAACGCCGAGGTCCAGAG GTAATGTCGCAGCAGAGGACATCACCTACTCTGAGGTCAAGATCTCTAACAAACAGCAACCAG CAAACATCCAACAGTCCGGCTCCagcaggaggtcaaaggtcaccccAGAgcgtctggttctgctgggtctCGTTGTTCTGTTGGCAGCGGCTCTCGTCGCTCTTGGAGTCGCCT TCATTCAGACCAATCAGATTCtccaaaaagaagagaaagaaactcAGAGGAGAAATCTCTCAG ATATAAAACTTGGGAGTACAAGTTTTACACCTGCATGTCCAACATGTCCAACATGTCCAACATGTCCAACATGTCCAACATGTCCAACATGTCCTCCACCTCCTGCAGTAAAAA AGGAAACATGCCTGAAGTGTGAAGCAGGATGGGAGCCACATGGAGGAAACTGTTATTATTTGTCCACCATCAGATCCTCCTGGACTGACAGCAGACGTTCCTGCGTTGATCAGAAATCAGACCTGGTGAAGATcgacagcagagaggagcag GTGTACCTGGAGAGCAGACTGAGAGGCTTGATGGAGCAAGGTGAGGATAAGTTCTGGATCGGACTCACGGACTcagtggaagaagaaaaatggatCTGGGTGGACGGATCACCTCTAATTGAAAG TTTGAGCTTTTGGTCCMAMAAGGAGCCTGACAACTGGGAAAATAATGGTCAGAATCCAGCTGGAGAAGACTGTGTGAGGatgggagagagaggaggaactCATGATCTGAWGTGTTGGTTTGATAAAGCCTGTAATTATCCTCAGAAAAGTATCTGTGAGAAACCAGCAGCACCAGATCATCTGTGTCTGAAGTTCAGCTCAGTTTATAAAACAATCTGA
- the LOC103473045 gene encoding hepatic lectin-like, with amino-acid sequence MMSRTQNSEEGENPSRTSKLPAGGVVLLVLVCLLAAAVFVIFRLSFVMLETRESFQTLKEEIEALGKNISELKSSQQSSCPPPPEAKXQRDLVRRPEWEKYQGSLYYFSTQIFTDPTRLKCEAGWEPHGGNCYYFNTMRSTWTESRDSCVDLGSDLVKIDSREEQVFLKGRLRGLMVDGEDRFWIGLTDSVEEGRWFWVDGSDLDQSLSFWNPKEPDDWKYKNPAGEDCVRMGDRGGSHHLKCWFDKACHVPHKSICEKPAATPGYLCV; translated from the exons ATGATGAGCCGAACACAAAACAGTGAAGAAG GTGAAAACCCCAGCAGAACCTCCAAgctgccagcagggggagtagttctgctggttctggtctgcctgctggctgctgctgtttttgtcatCTTCAGACTCT cGTTTGTCATGCTGGAGACCAGAGAAAGTTTCCAAACCCTGAAAGAGGAGATTGAAGCTCTGGGGAAAAATATCTCAG AACTAAAATCTTCACAGCAGTCATCATGTCCTCCACCTCCTGAAGCAAAAM GTCAAAGAGATTTGGTGAGAAGACCAGAGTGGGAGAAATATCAAGGAAGCCTTTATTATTTCTCCACCCAGAT CTTCACTG ATCCGACACGTCTGAAGTGTGAAGCAGGATGGGAGCCACATGGAGGaaactgttattattttaacacgATGAGATCCACCTGGACTGAGAGCAGAGATTCCTGCGTTGATCTGGGATCAGACCTGGTGAAGATcgacagcagagaggagcag GTGTTCCTGAAGGGCAGACTGAGAGGCTTGATGGTGGACGGTGAGGACAGGTTCTGGATCGGACTGACGGACTCAGTGGAAGAAGGCAGATGGTTCTGGGTGGACGGATCAGATCTGGATCAAAG TTTGAGCTTTTGGAATCCGAAGGAGCCTGATGACTGGAAATATAAGAACCCAGCTGGAGAAGACTGTGTGAGGATgggagacagaggaggaagtCATCATCTGAAGTGTTGGTTTGATAAAGCCTGTCATGTTCCTCATAAAAGTATCTGTGAGAAACCAGCAGCAACACCAGGTTATCTCTGTGTCtga
- the LOC103473047 gene encoding C-type lectin domain family 4 member E-like isoform X1, with the protein MKRPQADEDGQRMSVVMNQQEGDEEAAVRGENPSRTSKLPAGGVVLLVLVGLLAAALIVIYRLSTHIVRTNEDLQRITEENKVLSRNLSAFEDEPSCETGWVQFQGSCYHFSTDQFSWAESRRSCREAGAELVKVDSRELQVRNSVRYSIQILDQDKPGRVLTSPLQYFLRFHLTGKMKSFQDMFWIGLTDSAEEGRWVWTDGSDLSESVRFWSQKEPDNWTAENPAGENCVRMGTEGGGPMNNWYDKDCGAAQKRICQKRNFR; encoded by the exons ATGAAACGTCCTCAGGCTGATGAAGACGGTCAGAGGATGAGTGTGGTGATGAACCAGCAGGAAGGAGATGAAGAAGCTGCAGTCAGAG GTGAAAACCCCAGCAGAACCTCCAAgctgccagcagggggagtagttctgctggttctggtcggtcTGCTGGCTGCTGCTCTCATCGTCATCTACAGACTCT CGACTCACATTGTGCGAACAAACGAGGATCTGCAGAGAATCACAGAGGAGAATAAAGTCCTGAGCAGAAACCTGTCAG CGTTTGAAGACGAGCCGTCCTGTGAGACCGGCTGGGTCCAGTTCCAGGGAAGCTGCTATCACTTTTCCACAGACCAGTTTTCCTGGGCGGAGAGCCGGAGAAGCTGCCGGGAAGCGGGAGCGGAGCTGGTGAAGGTCGACAGCAGAGAGCTGCAGGTCCGAAACAGCGTCAGGTACAGTATCCAGATACTGGATCAGGACAAACCGGGCCGGGTTCTAACTTCTCCTCTCCAGTACTTCCTGAGGTTCCACCTGACCGGGAAAATGAAGAGCTTCCAGGACATGTTCTGGATCGGACTGACGGACTCGGCGGAGGAGGGGAGATGGGTCTGGACGGACGGGTCGGACCTGAGCGAGAG TGTGCGGTTCTGGAGCCAAAAAGAGCCGGATAACTGGACAGCGGAGAACCCGGCGGGGGAGAACTGTGTGCGGATGGGGACGGAGGGAGGAGGACCGATGAACAACTGGTACGACAAAGACTGCGGCGCCGCGCAGAAGAGAATCTGCCAGAAGAGAAACTTCAGATAA
- the LOC103473047 gene encoding C-type lectin domain family 4 member E-like isoform X2 — protein MKRPQADEDGQRMSVVMNQQEGDEEAAVRGENPSRTSKLPAGGVVLLVLVGLLAAALIVIYRLSTHIVRTNEDLQRITEENKVLSRNLSAFEDEPSCETGWVQFQGSCYHFSTDQFSWAESRRSCREAGAELVKVDSRELQYFLRFHLTGKMKSFQDMFWIGLTDSAEEGRWVWTDGSDLSESVRFWSQKEPDNWTAENPAGENCVRMGTEGGGPMNNWYDKDCGAAQKRICQKRNFR, from the exons ATGAAACGTCCTCAGGCTGATGAAGACGGTCAGAGGATGAGTGTGGTGATGAACCAGCAGGAAGGAGATGAAGAAGCTGCAGTCAGAG GTGAAAACCCCAGCAGAACCTCCAAgctgccagcagggggagtagttctgctggttctggtcggtcTGCTGGCTGCTGCTCTCATCGTCATCTACAGACTCT CGACTCACATTGTGCGAACAAACGAGGATCTGCAGAGAATCACAGAGGAGAATAAAGTCCTGAGCAGAAACCTGTCAG CGTTTGAAGACGAGCCGTCCTGTGAGACCGGCTGGGTCCAGTTCCAGGGAAGCTGCTATCACTTTTCCACAGACCAGTTTTCCTGGGCGGAGAGCCGGAGAAGCTGCCGGGAAGCGGGAGCGGAGCTGGTGAAGGTCGACAGCAGAGAGCTGCAG TACTTCCTGAGGTTCCACCTGACCGGGAAAATGAAGAGCTTCCAGGACATGTTCTGGATCGGACTGACGGACTCGGCGGAGGAGGGGAGATGGGTCTGGACGGACGGGTCGGACCTGAGCGAGAG TGTGCGGTTCTGGAGCCAAAAAGAGCCGGATAACTGGACAGCGGAGAACCCGGCGGGGGAGAACTGTGTGCGGATGGGGACGGAGGGAGGAGGACCGATGAACAACTGGTACGACAAAGACTGCGGCGCCGCGCAGAAGAGAATCTGCCAGAAGAGAAACTTCAGATAA